From the genome of Leptospira saintgironsiae, one region includes:
- a CDS encoding Sec-independent protein translocase subunit TatA/TatB has product MYAPLAFLNLGPWEIFFILGLALLLFGGKRLPSLAKDLGDGIRQFRKSLSGDAESESAKIQEPETKQPAAPASSPKKSKKSA; this is encoded by the coding sequence ATGTACGCACCACTCGCATTTTTAAATTTAGGCCCTTGGGAAATCTTTTTCATACTAGGTTTAGCTCTCCTGCTTTTCGGGGGCAAGCGACTTCCCTCTTTAGCAAAGGATTTAGGAGACGGAATCCGCCAATTCCGCAAATCTCTTTCCGGAGATGCAGAATCTGAATCCGCTAAAATCCAGGAACCAGAAACAAAACAACCAGCAGCTCCTGCTTCTTCCCCTAAAAAATCTAAAAAATCCGCTTAA
- a CDS encoding NAD(P)-dependent alcohol dehydrogenase: MIQAKGYAAAIAKAPLAPFQFDRRDAKEEDVVIDIQYCGICHSDIHQARDEWGGSIFPMVPGHEITGVVSKVGSKVTKFKVGDKVGVGCFVDSCRECEHCKAGLEQFCETGMSATYNGREQDRKTPTYGGYSNKIVVDQNYVLRIPDNLPLDAAAPLLCAGITLYSPLAHWKAGPGKKVAIIGLGGLGHMGVKIAHALGAEVTVLSQSNKKEADAKRLGADHFYATSEKSTFSKLRGSFDLIINTVSMPLDWNAYLSLLRVDGSMVVVGVPEEQVPIGAFSLIGGRKSLAGSLIGGIAETQEMLDFCGKHNITSDIELIPIQKVNDAYERVVKSDVRYRFVIDIATLN, from the coding sequence ATGATCCAAGCAAAAGGTTATGCCGCCGCTATTGCAAAGGCTCCTTTAGCACCTTTTCAATTCGATAGAAGAGATGCAAAGGAAGAAGATGTAGTCATCGATATTCAATACTGTGGTATCTGTCATTCGGACATTCACCAAGCAAGAGATGAATGGGGAGGATCCATCTTTCCTATGGTCCCAGGTCACGAAATCACGGGTGTGGTTTCTAAGGTAGGGTCTAAGGTTACAAAGTTTAAAGTAGGAGATAAGGTAGGAGTCGGATGTTTTGTAGACTCTTGCAGAGAATGTGAACATTGCAAAGCAGGTTTAGAACAATTCTGCGAAACAGGAATGAGTGCCACCTATAACGGACGAGAGCAGGACAGAAAAACCCCAACTTATGGTGGATATTCCAATAAGATCGTAGTAGATCAAAATTATGTATTAAGAATTCCTGATAATCTTCCTTTGGATGCAGCAGCTCCTCTACTTTGTGCTGGAATCACCCTATATTCTCCACTTGCTCATTGGAAAGCTGGTCCTGGCAAAAAAGTAGCGATTATTGGCCTGGGCGGACTTGGTCATATGGGAGTAAAGATCGCACACGCGCTCGGTGCGGAAGTTACAGTACTCAGCCAATCCAATAAAAAAGAAGCCGATGCGAAACGTTTAGGCGCAGATCATTTCTACGCTACTTCTGAAAAGAGCACATTCAGTAAGTTAAGAGGAAGTTTTGACCTGATCATCAACACTGTATCTATGCCTTTGGATTGGAATGCTTATCTTAGCTTACTAAGAGTAGATGGTTCTATGGTAGTGGTCGGTGTTCCAGAAGAGCAAGTGCCTATCGGAGCATTTTCCTTGATTGGCGGTCGCAAAAGCCTTGCAGGTTCTCTAATCGGTGGGATCGCCGAAACACAAGAGATGTTGGATTTCTGCGGAAAGCATAATATTACCAGTGATATAGAACTGATCCCCATTCAAAAAGTAAACGATGCATATGAAAGGGTCGTTAAAAGTGATGTACGTTACAGATTTGTGATAGATATCGCGACTCTGAATTAA
- the clpX gene encoding ATP-dependent Clp protease ATP-binding subunit ClpX, which translates to MAKKPTGTNNKQKLFCSFCGKEQDSVKRLVAGPGVYICDECISLCNEIIAEEPEQEKERTELLGEVPNPAAIKAILDQYVIGQDHAKKALSVAVYNHYKRIYLKDKKADIELEKSNILLIGPTGSGKTLLAQTLAKIIKVPFAIVDATALTEAGYVGEDVENIILKLIQNADNDIKKAEIGIIYIDEVDKIARKSDSASITRDVSGEGVQQALLKIIEGTVANVPPQGGRKHPHQEYLQVDTKNILFILGGAFVDLDNIIKTRTGVKTIGFGSDEKDGKILRDESKGEILARVIPEDLMKFGLIPEFIGRMPVIATLQDLSVEMLKRIFKEPKNAILRQYTKILEMENVKLSFEEPAIDKIAQLAIERASGARGLRAIVENLMLDLMYEIPSRKDVEEVIITEDAVSGTKPPKLILKKEPKIA; encoded by the coding sequence GTGGCAAAAAAACCAACCGGAACCAATAATAAACAAAAATTATTTTGTTCGTTCTGCGGAAAGGAACAAGACTCCGTAAAACGACTGGTTGCCGGTCCAGGTGTTTATATTTGCGACGAATGTATCTCTCTTTGTAATGAGATCATTGCAGAAGAGCCTGAGCAGGAAAAAGAGCGCACAGAACTTTTGGGAGAAGTCCCTAATCCTGCCGCTATCAAAGCGATCCTAGACCAATACGTAATCGGACAAGATCATGCTAAAAAAGCTTTGTCCGTTGCGGTTTATAATCACTACAAACGAATTTATCTCAAAGACAAAAAAGCAGATATCGAATTAGAAAAATCGAATATTCTTCTGATCGGACCTACTGGTTCCGGGAAAACTTTGCTCGCTCAAACTCTTGCAAAGATCATCAAGGTCCCATTTGCGATCGTAGATGCTACTGCACTTACTGAGGCTGGCTATGTTGGAGAAGATGTTGAGAACATCATCCTCAAGCTGATCCAAAACGCTGATAATGATATCAAAAAAGCGGAGATCGGCATCATCTACATAGACGAAGTAGATAAGATCGCTCGTAAGTCTGATAGCGCATCTATCACAAGAGACGTGAGCGGAGAAGGCGTTCAACAAGCACTTTTAAAAATTATAGAAGGAACTGTTGCAAACGTTCCTCCTCAGGGTGGAAGAAAACATCCTCACCAAGAATATCTGCAAGTAGATACTAAAAATATTCTATTCATTCTAGGTGGAGCATTCGTTGACCTAGACAATATCATCAAAACCAGAACCGGTGTAAAAACAATCGGATTCGGTAGCGATGAGAAAGACGGCAAAATTTTAAGGGATGAGAGCAAAGGTGAAATTTTAGCTCGAGTGATCCCTGAAGATTTAATGAAGTTTGGACTTATCCCTGAATTTATTGGCCGTATGCCTGTGATCGCGACTCTGCAAGATTTGAGTGTAGAAATGCTCAAACGTATTTTCAAAGAGCCTAAAAACGCAATCTTACGCCAATACACTAAGATCCTAGAAATGGAAAATGTAAAACTTTCCTTCGAGGAACCTGCTATCGACAAGATCGCTCAGCTTGCTATCGAGAGGGCTTCTGGTGCCAGAGGACTACGTGCCATCGTAGAAAATCTAATGTTGGATCTGATGTATGAGATTCCTTCTCGCAAAGACGTAGAGGAAGTAATCATTACGGAAGATGCAGTAAGCGGAACCAAACCTCCAAAACTAATTCTGAAAAAAGAACCTAAAATCGCTTAA
- the trxA gene encoding thioredoxin — MALTEINDSTFSSEINKGMVLVDCWAEWCGPCRMVSPVLEELSSEMNDILKIKKLNVDDNQDTAQKLNIQSLPTLLLFKDGQLVDKIIGALPKAQIKSFIERHK, encoded by the coding sequence ATGGCATTGACCGAAATAAACGATTCAACTTTCAGTTCCGAGATCAACAAGGGTATGGTTCTAGTAGATTGCTGGGCGGAATGGTGTGGTCCTTGTAGAATGGTTTCCCCGGTTCTGGAAGAGCTTTCGTCTGAAATGAATGATATCTTAAAAATTAAAAAATTAAACGTAGACGACAACCAGGATACGGCGCAAAAATTAAATATCCAATCCCTACCGACCCTTTTGCTTTTCAAAGACGGACAATTGGTGGATAAGATCATAGGAGCCCTTCCTAAGGCGCAAATCAAAAGTTTCATCGAAAGACATAAATAA
- the rktP gene encoding Arg-Lys translocation region protein phosphatase RktP — protein MFPNLQSKHKLAFASFTASFVLFLSYLLLDDFLFGEEIRKELRAFVWIRLGVGLLFSVILGILTYFLLNLSFKSLKSISQLLQNWSQDVYEDSGEAERTDELGELARHFRIALYQKKTKEETVSQESLNKKERELSDKIQKFFHKIRLHKIKNLDITVFPRTSDSGEADYANIIPTADGCFGVLAGFPNHGAIESSLKARIEGMISLAQETTGLRGEDLLYKIDRALRSTPISYLNLTLFYLETRNGEAGILQFQKLPAIVHKSGKTNILPISKQVFYDFRSNTREVKKIQVRPGEYLIFLSDRLTELTSSAGVAPLLIQLQNWSAGRDYKNSRELTLDFGRFLEMESGKKGLSKAAILTVGRVRD, from the coding sequence TTGTTTCCGAATCTTCAGTCCAAGCATAAATTAGCATTCGCTTCTTTTACTGCTTCTTTCGTATTATTTTTATCTTATCTACTTTTAGATGATTTTCTATTTGGTGAAGAGATCAGAAAAGAATTAAGGGCATTTGTTTGGATCCGGTTAGGCGTTGGACTTCTCTTTTCAGTAATACTTGGAATACTGACCTACTTTCTTTTAAATTTAAGTTTTAAATCCCTCAAATCTATTTCTCAGCTATTACAAAACTGGTCCCAGGACGTATACGAAGATTCTGGAGAAGCGGAAAGAACAGACGAGCTGGGAGAACTTGCCAGACATTTCCGAATCGCTCTATATCAGAAAAAGACAAAAGAAGAAACTGTTTCCCAAGAATCCTTAAACAAAAAGGAAAGAGAACTTTCGGACAAGATCCAAAAGTTTTTTCATAAGATCAGACTTCATAAGATCAAAAACTTAGATATCACTGTATTTCCTCGCACTTCCGACAGTGGAGAAGCCGATTACGCAAATATCATTCCGACTGCAGATGGTTGTTTTGGAGTATTAGCAGGGTTTCCGAACCACGGAGCAATTGAATCTTCTCTCAAGGCAAGGATAGAAGGTATGATCTCTCTCGCTCAGGAAACCACTGGCTTAAGGGGAGAAGATTTACTCTATAAAATAGATAGGGCTCTCAGATCAACACCAATCTCTTATCTGAACCTCACATTATTTTATTTAGAAACTAGAAATGGAGAAGCTGGGATCTTACAGTTCCAAAAACTTCCTGCGATCGTTCACAAAAGTGGAAAAACGAATATATTACCGATCTCTAAACAAGTATTCTACGATTTTAGAAGCAACACAAGAGAAGTAAAAAAGATACAAGTCAGACCTGGAGAATATTTGATTTTCTTAAGCGATAGACTGACTGAACTCACTAGTTCTGCAGGTGTTGCTCCACTTCTGATCCAACTCCAAAACTGGAGCGCCGGAAGAGATTATAAAAACTCAAGAGAACTTACACTTGATTTTGGAAGATTTTTAGAAATGGAATCCGGCAAAAAAGGCCTTTCTAAGGCGGCAATCCTGACAGTCGGCAGGGTTAGAGATTAA
- the tatC gene encoding twin-arginine translocase subunit TatC, whose amino-acid sequence MPSKKKNLSSNPQPIISAPEESLPHDREKFMTLGEHLEELRSVLIRSILVFTVFFVVALYFGEELHKLVIKPYKNILGESATFYQIKLMAPFMVYLRTGFMVSILITFPFALAFLWGFVSPALEPRTARLGKALIAFSTVLFWLGVWLCWAQAFESFLKIFLVTVRPLDIETRLPIDEYYDVFFNMHLIFGLSFQLPVIMVLLAAVGILKLSFLLKHWREAFIGIAFAAAVLSPGPDVISMLMLFVPLLVLFGISLVLIAIIERK is encoded by the coding sequence ATGCCTTCTAAAAAAAAGAACCTCTCCAGTAATCCTCAACCTATTATCTCGGCTCCAGAGGAAAGTCTTCCTCATGACAGGGAAAAGTTTATGACCCTCGGGGAACATTTAGAAGAACTACGTTCTGTACTAATTCGTTCTATTCTAGTGTTTACAGTTTTCTTTGTGGTAGCTCTGTATTTCGGAGAAGAACTGCATAAATTAGTTATCAAACCGTACAAGAACATTTTGGGAGAATCTGCAACATTCTACCAAATCAAACTCATGGCTCCTTTTATGGTTTATCTGAGAACAGGATTTATGGTATCTATTTTGATTACCTTTCCTTTCGCGTTAGCTTTTTTATGGGGATTTGTTTCTCCCGCATTAGAACCAAGAACCGCAAGACTTGGAAAAGCTCTTATCGCATTTTCTACTGTTCTGTTCTGGTTAGGAGTTTGGTTATGCTGGGCCCAAGCATTCGAAAGTTTTCTAAAAATATTTTTAGTAACTGTTCGACCTTTAGATATTGAAACCAGGCTTCCTATAGATGAATACTATGATGTATTCTTCAATATGCATTTGATCTTTGGATTATCTTTCCAACTCCCAGTGATCATGGTATTATTAGCTGCCGTTGGAATATTAAAACTTTCTTTTTTACTCAAACATTGGAGAGAAGCATTCATAGGGATCGCATTTGCTGCAGCGGTATTATCTCCCGGACCCGATGTGATTTCCATGTTAATGTTATTTGTTCCATTATTGGTCTTATTTGGGATCTCACTCGTATTAATTGCAATTATAGAGAGGAAATGA